In Plasmodium gaboni strain SY75 chromosome 11, whole genome shotgun sequence, the following proteins share a genomic window:
- a CDS encoding 60S ribosomal protein L36, protein MGRKSTIKPATGIAVGFNSGHVVTKRNLKLNKKKKPFSKRKELIKDVVREITGFSPYEKRIIELIKIGTSASTKRSLKYAKKKLGTHKRGKAKREEIQKVVILQRRKAAEKH, encoded by the exons atggGAAGGAAATCAACCATTAAGCCAGCCACAGGAATAGCAg TTGGATTTAATAGTGGACATGTTGTAACAAAGagaaatttaaaattaaataaaaaaaagaaaccATTTTCtaaaagaaaagaattGATAAAAGATGTAGTTAGAGAAATTACTGGATTTAGTCcatatgaaaaaagaataattGAATTGATAAAAATAGGTACATCTGCTTCTACTAAGAGAAGTTTAAAATACGCTAAAAAAAAGTTAGGAACCCATAAAAGAGGAAAAGCTAAGAGAGAAGAAATTCAAAAAGTCGTTATATTACAAAGAAGAAAAGCTGCTGAAAAAcattaa